In a genomic window of Candidatus Thiothrix sulfatifontis:
- a CDS encoding LysM peptidoglycan-binding domain-containing protein — MRHSSAFFLNTLCISIGATLVLSGCGATTTTPRGGADPYDKYYGQVTAPASDVIDSKSIIINPAAPNTYVVKQGDTLWGIARKFLNTPWHWPEIWDKNQRIANPHQLYPGDVLTFDYATSATAGNGDKLQPRLRIDRHGQGEPIATLAEFMLWPRVLDEATIKNAPYILASRDDRQLITEGETIYVKNLRNAAAGTRCAIFHPNKALHDPRTGQLLGYEVTYGGYSRIERVDNTATATVVDAKREIRKGDRLLAPLDDVAYLNGVIHAPNTKIRGDIVSLFDAEAISGNHMIAVINKGLRDRIEVGHTLGVYTDGKYVVDVVKSCDAKSGAVCSQLPPEKVANLVIYKVTDRVSYGLIMDATREVKDGDKVGNP; from the coding sequence ATGCGGCATTCTTCTGCTTTCTTCTTGAATACCCTGTGCATTAGCATCGGGGCGACCCTTGTGCTTAGCGGCTGCGGCGCAACCACCACCACCCCACGCGGGGGCGCTGACCCTTACGACAAGTATTACGGGCAAGTGACCGCGCCAGCAAGTGATGTGATTGATTCCAAAAGCATTATCATCAATCCCGCCGCGCCCAATACGTATGTGGTCAAACAAGGCGATACCTTGTGGGGCATTGCCCGTAAATTCCTGAATACGCCTTGGCATTGGCCGGAAATCTGGGATAAGAACCAACGCATTGCCAACCCGCATCAACTTTACCCCGGTGATGTATTGACCTTCGATTACGCCACTAGTGCCACGGCTGGCAATGGCGATAAGTTGCAGCCGCGCCTGCGCATTGACCGTCATGGGCAAGGCGAACCGATTGCCACCTTAGCCGAATTCATGCTGTGGCCACGGGTGCTGGATGAGGCAACGATTAAGAATGCGCCCTATATCCTCGCCTCTCGCGATGATCGCCAATTGATTACCGAGGGCGAAACCATTTACGTCAAAAACCTGCGCAATGCAGCAGCCGGGACACGTTGCGCCATTTTCCACCCCAACAAAGCCTTGCACGACCCGCGCACGGGGCAATTGCTAGGCTACGAAGTGACTTATGGCGGCTACAGCCGGATTGAGCGGGTGGATAATACCGCAACCGCAACCGTGGTGGATGCGAAGCGCGAAATCCGCAAAGGCGACCGCTTGCTGGCACCGTTGGACGACGTGGCTTATTTGAATGGGGTGATTCACGCGCCCAACACCAAGATTCGCGGCGATATTGTTTCCTTGTTTGATGCGGAAGCGATTAGCGGCAACCACATGATTGCGGTGATCAATAAAGGCTTGCGCGACCGCATTGAAGTCGGGCACACGCTGGGCGTTTACACCGACGGCAAATACGTGGTGGACGTGGTGAAATCGTGCGACGCCAAATCGGGTGCAGTATGCAGCCAATTGCCGCCGGAAAAAGTGGCGAATCTGGTGATTTACAAAGTGACCGACCGGGTGAGTTACGGGCTGATTATGGATGCTACCCGTGAGGTGAAAGACGGGGATAAAGTGGGGAATCCTTAA
- a CDS encoding NAD(P)(+) transhydrogenase (Re/Si-specific) subunit beta, with amino-acid sequence MNLLVEIFYLAAAVLFILGLKQMASPVTARRGIVWAGIGMVLATVITFVHPHVNSNYLLIFIGIAVGGGIAWKTGKEVAMTDMPQMIALYNGMGGGAAAAIAAVELIKQHEMDPVVQALAVAGALIGAIAFSGSLIAFGKLQGLKQLRGAFRFKNQQRINAGLFILTAWIGLGIATSGTDYSMFVLFVFFALALAFGVMMTLPIGGADMPVVISLYNAFTGLAVGFEGYVLDNPAMMIAGIVVGSAGTLLTQLMAKAMNRPITNVLFTNFGETTGEAQEVSGSMKAIEAPDAAIMMAFAEKVIIIPGYGMAVAQAQHKIWEMTKQLQERGVTVKFAIHPVAGRMPGHMNVLLAEAGVPYDIIYDLDEINEEFRTADVALVIGANDVVNPIARTDPNSPIYGMPILNADYAKNVIVVKRGQGAGFSGIENHLFFADNCRMLYGDGQAVANELISNMKEL; translated from the coding sequence ATGAACCTACTTGTTGAAATTTTTTATCTGGCAGCCGCTGTGCTGTTTATTCTCGGCCTCAAGCAAATGGCATCGCCTGTCACCGCGCGGCGCGGGATCGTGTGGGCGGGCATCGGTATGGTGCTGGCAACGGTCATTACGTTTGTACACCCGCACGTTAATAGCAATTATTTGTTGATTTTCATCGGGATTGCGGTCGGTGGCGGTATTGCTTGGAAAACCGGCAAAGAAGTCGCCATGACCGATATGCCGCAAATGATTGCGCTCTACAACGGCATGGGTGGCGGTGCGGCAGCAGCGATTGCAGCGGTCGAACTGATCAAGCAGCATGAAATGGATCCGGTAGTGCAGGCACTGGCGGTGGCGGGTGCGCTGATTGGTGCTATCGCGTTTTCTGGTTCATTGATTGCGTTTGGTAAGCTGCAAGGCTTGAAACAATTGCGTGGCGCATTCCGCTTTAAGAATCAGCAACGCATCAACGCCGGGTTGTTTATTCTCACCGCGTGGATAGGCTTGGGCATTGCGACCAGCGGCACGGATTACAGCATGTTTGTGTTGTTCGTATTCTTTGCCTTGGCGCTGGCGTTTGGCGTGATGATGACTTTGCCGATTGGTGGCGCGGATATGCCTGTGGTAATTTCCCTTTACAATGCTTTCACGGGCCTTGCGGTGGGTTTTGAAGGCTATGTGTTGGATAACCCGGCGATGATGATTGCGGGCATTGTGGTGGGTTCCGCCGGTACGTTGTTGACACAATTGATGGCAAAGGCGATGAATCGCCCGATTACCAACGTGTTGTTCACCAATTTCGGCGAAACCACCGGCGAAGCGCAAGAAGTCAGCGGCTCGATGAAGGCAATTGAAGCCCCGGATGCGGCGATCATGATGGCGTTTGCGGAAAAGGTGATTATCATCCCCGGTTACGGCATGGCAGTGGCGCAGGCGCAGCACAAGATTTGGGAAATGACCAAGCAATTGCAGGAACGCGGCGTGACCGTCAAGTTTGCGATTCACCCGGTTGCGGGGCGGATGCCGGGTCACATGAACGTGTTGTTGGCGGAAGCGGGTGTGCCGTATGACATTATCTACGACTTGGATGAAATCAACGAAGAGTTCCGCACCGCTGACGTGGCGCTGGTGATTGGGGCGAATGACGTGGTGAACCCGATTGCGCGGACTGACCCGAACAGCCCGATTTACGGAATGCCGATCCTGAACGCGGATTACGCCAAGAACGTAATCGTGGTGAAACGCGGCCAGGGCGCAGGCTTCTCTGGAATCGAGAACCACCTGTTCTTCGCTGACAACTGCCGGATGCTGTATGGCGACGGGCAGGCGGTCGCGAATGAACTCATTTCCAATATGAAAGAGCTGTAA
- a CDS encoding NAD(P) transhydrogenase subunit alpha, with product MEGFIAIYIFILAGFVGYEVISKVPVILHTPLMSGSNFVHGIVLVGAMVVLGQAEGFMEQLVGFIAVVLAAGNAVGGYVVTERMLDMFKSSKGGK from the coding sequence ATGGAAGGTTTTATCGCCATTTACATCTTCATCCTTGCCGGGTTTGTCGGCTATGAAGTGATTTCTAAAGTGCCGGTTATCCTGCACACCCCGCTAATGTCGGGTTCAAACTTCGTCCACGGTATCGTCTTGGTCGGCGCAATGGTCGTCTTGGGTCAGGCGGAAGGCTTTATGGAACAACTGGTGGGTTTCATTGCGGTGGTGCTGGCGGCGGGTAACGCGGTCGGCGGTTACGTCGTGACTGAGCGGATGCTGGACATGTTCAAAAGCAGCAAAGGGGGCAAATAA